One region of Candidatus Paceibacterota bacterium genomic DNA includes:
- a CDS encoding HAMP domain-containing sensor histidine kinase, with amino-acid sequence MASLHSARNPGFAWQAGLILLPVLIIAAVALTAIIENRAAVERESRRRAEEVARQYSKELERPWGNFLIHQDIHSRRWSDHLVEVVGAWPGSKSRSEREIEAVQFPDTNPRAQLAEWRALFPGWEPEAVFPATFRLTAEGRFGQGLEFDPAPQPPAWFTGLSSAQRAAWDALKAASAARADAEEIEQRIAQFQETDPESEASLNAASLGLRSQLTRLPPAEAVAQALRSAQENRETLSEAGLPLANLAFGEALRYARAAGPSEPLWEAIPDQVLRAPSPLIPALLDQLGEIAGTNSTLQTGVAAWRMLWDARLKLHDIAEQIRQTGKLRGVTTANFWIERDQTRWLCILNPERSLAPTPAGQLMAEPANAVWTTVRFLPKSVAEQALARALENSQVKLPNYLGLAVWLEGERLSLPARWSPGRGTNAAPLMLAEANGNLSAPGKLQKAPGEPEIDYEGYPSRPRFVLQLYVADQALMFATYRRHALLLAGLVAASAFAALLGVIASWRAFQRQLRLNELKSNFVSSVSHELRAPIASVRLMAESLERGKVPETPRQQEYFRFIVQECRRLSSLIENVLDFSRIEQGRKQYDFEPTDLIALTQQTVKLMQTYAAERGVNLQLRLPGPEASTLTPQLAADGKALQQALVNLIDNALKHSPKGQTVTVGLEEGLRNTPPRNTQHATALLLWVEDHGEGIPASEHERIFERFYRRGSELRRQTQGVGIGLSIVKHIVEAHGGQVVVRSAPGQGSRFTIELPVPSATANSDSRSAKPE; translated from the coding sequence ATGGCCAGTCTGCACTCAGCGCGGAACCCAGGATTTGCCTGGCAAGCGGGCTTGATCCTGCTGCCAGTGCTGATCATTGCGGCAGTCGCACTGACGGCAATCATCGAAAACCGGGCTGCGGTCGAGCGCGAATCCCGGCGCCGCGCCGAGGAGGTCGCCCGCCAATACAGCAAGGAGCTGGAGCGGCCGTGGGGAAACTTCCTGATTCATCAGGACATCCACTCGCGGCGCTGGAGCGATCACCTGGTCGAGGTCGTGGGCGCGTGGCCCGGCAGCAAGTCGCGCAGTGAGCGGGAGATCGAAGCGGTTCAGTTTCCCGACACCAATCCGCGGGCGCAGTTGGCGGAATGGCGGGCGCTGTTTCCCGGTTGGGAGCCCGAAGCCGTGTTCCCTGCCACGTTCAGGCTGACTGCGGAAGGACGATTTGGCCAGGGGCTCGAGTTTGATCCTGCACCCCAACCACCGGCGTGGTTCACGGGGCTGTCCTCCGCGCAACGAGCGGCCTGGGACGCGCTCAAAGCCGCCTCCGCCGCCAGAGCGGACGCGGAGGAAATCGAGCAGCGCATCGCGCAATTTCAGGAAACCGACCCGGAATCGGAAGCAAGCCTGAACGCGGCGTCCCTCGGCTTGCGCAGCCAGTTGACGCGCCTGCCCCCGGCGGAAGCGGTGGCCCAGGCGCTACGCTCGGCCCAGGAGAACCGCGAAACGCTCTCCGAAGCCGGTCTGCCGCTAGCGAATCTGGCCTTCGGCGAAGCGCTGCGCTATGCGCGGGCCGCCGGACCATCCGAGCCGCTGTGGGAAGCGATTCCCGATCAGGTCTTGCGCGCGCCCAGCCCGTTGATTCCGGCTTTGCTGGATCAACTGGGGGAAATCGCCGGCACAAATTCCACCCTGCAAACCGGCGTGGCGGCCTGGCGCATGCTTTGGGACGCCCGCCTCAAGCTGCATGACATCGCCGAACAGATTCGCCAAACCGGCAAGCTGCGGGGCGTCACCACGGCCAATTTCTGGATCGAGCGCGACCAGACCCGCTGGCTGTGCATTCTGAACCCCGAGCGAAGTCTGGCCCCGACGCCGGCCGGCCAACTAATGGCCGAGCCCGCCAACGCGGTCTGGACGACCGTGCGGTTCCTGCCCAAATCGGTGGCCGAGCAGGCGCTGGCGCGGGCGCTGGAGAACTCGCAGGTGAAACTCCCCAACTACCTGGGTCTTGCGGTATGGCTGGAGGGCGAGCGCCTGTCGCTGCCGGCGCGCTGGTCGCCGGGCCGGGGCACCAACGCCGCACCGCTCATGCTGGCCGAGGCCAACGGAAACCTCTCCGCCCCCGGCAAGCTGCAGAAGGCCCCCGGCGAGCCGGAGATTGATTACGAAGGATACCCCAGCCGCCCGCGGTTCGTGCTGCAGCTCTATGTGGCCGACCAGGCGCTGATGTTCGCCACTTACCGGCGTCACGCGTTGCTCCTTGCCGGCCTGGTCGCGGCCTCGGCCTTCGCCGCCCTGCTCGGCGTCATCGCTTCCTGGCGCGCCTTCCAGCGTCAACTGCGCCTCAACGAGCTCAAGAGCAACTTCGTCTCCAGCGTCTCGCACGAACTGCGCGCCCCGATCGCCTCCGTCCGCCTGATGGCCGAGAGCCTCGAGCGGGGCAAAGTCCCTGAGACACCCAGGCAGCAGGAATACTTCCGCTTCATCGTCCAGGAATGCCGCCGCCTCTCTTCACTGATCGAGAACGTGCTGGACTTCTCCCGCATCGAGCAGGGCCGCAAGCAGTACGATTTCGAGCCTACCGACCTGATCGCGCTCACGCAGCAGACCGTGAAGCTGATGCAAACCTACGCCGCCGAGCGGGGAGTCAACCTCCAGCTCCGGCTTCCCGGCCCTGAAGCCTCAACCCTCACCCCGCAACTGGCTGCCGACGGCAAGGCGCTCCAGCAGGCCCTGGTTAATCTGATTGATAACGCCCTCAAGCACTCCCCCAAAGGCCAAACCGTGACTGTGGGATTGGAAGAAGGCCTGCGGAATACACCCCCACGCAACACGCAACACGCAACAGCCCTCCTGCTCTGGGTCGAAGACCACGGCGAAGGCATCCCGGCCTCCGAGCACGAGCGCATCTTCGAGCGCTTCTACCGGCGCGGCTCCGAGCTGCGGCGCCAGACCCAGGGAGTGGGGATCGGTCTGAGCATCGTGAAGCACATCGTCGAGGCGCACGGCGGACAGGTCGTTGTCCGCAGCGCCCCTGGCCAGGGCAGCCGCTTCACCATCGAGCTGCCTGTGCCGTCGGCCACTGCGAACTCCGACAGCCGAAGCGCGAAACCCGAATGA
- a CDS encoding response regulator transcription factor, which produces MERILIIEDELPMRTALQDVLAGEGYRVLTAPDGETGLQRAIEEKPDLILLDIMMPKLDGYAVCAELRRLSNPVPILMLTAKGQVEDRVQGLDVGADDYLIKPFSTEELLARVRAMLRRVQRQTKLPTKLTLGETRIDLVRQTATRGRKELHLTAKEFAMLRLMAEAPGTPVSRDRFLDVVWGYTAFPTTRTVDNHIASLRGKLEPDPDQPRWIKTVHGVGYKLDL; this is translated from the coding sequence ATGGAACGCATCCTGATCATCGAAGACGAACTCCCCATGCGCACCGCCCTCCAAGACGTGCTGGCCGGCGAGGGCTACCGCGTGCTGACAGCGCCCGACGGCGAAACCGGCCTCCAGCGGGCCATCGAGGAGAAGCCCGACCTGATCCTGCTGGACATCATGATGCCCAAGCTCGACGGCTACGCCGTCTGCGCCGAGTTGCGCCGGCTTTCGAACCCCGTGCCAATCCTCATGCTGACCGCCAAGGGACAGGTGGAGGACCGCGTGCAGGGTTTGGATGTGGGCGCGGATGACTACCTGATCAAGCCGTTCAGCACGGAAGAACTGCTGGCTCGCGTGCGGGCGATGCTGCGCCGCGTCCAGCGGCAAACGAAGTTGCCCACAAAACTCACCCTCGGCGAAACCCGGATAGACCTGGTCAGGCAAACCGCCACGCGCGGTCGTAAAGAACTGCACCTCACCGCCAAGGAATTCGCCATGTTGCGCCTGATGGCCGAGGCGCCGGGCACGCCGGTGTCGCGCGATCGGTTTCTGGACGTCGTTTGGGGTTACACCGCTTTCCCGACCACTCGCACGGTGGATAACCACATCGCCAGCCTCCGCGGCAAGCTCGAGCCCGACCCCGACCAACCCCGCTGGATCAAAACCGTCCACGGCGTCGGGTATAAGCTCGATCTGTGA
- a CDS encoding ankyrin repeat domain-containing protein, with protein MRGVDLARASCALAVISLLLATLALPVSPACAATNDLTIAIQRGLFEEEANQNLGAAIQAYQTVASQFDKDRKLAATAIFRLGECYRKQGNTNDAAAQYERILREFSDQPTLVTLSRQNLAGLGAVPATAAVSAQSQAFLAAEAERMALGNQIRALQELPKDKLRIAVQQSYPNPVFTALMQKLSEAEQNLAALQQTHSSQHPVVTSEKARLEALNKQIDEQVEGVLKGLEVKRDVAAKLAKEFQAQVSAPAATAAPVLSDAARQEQRRLMEAEIKLLEKQVDSQKRLVQAGGAPWDSTVPTERELLKLRRQLAALEAGQPIQMAAAEPAAPAVSSEADELRRIQALVRDSPDLINAPQAAGETLLQTAAAQGKLAVVKLLLDNGAAVDGLQQPGLTALHYAAGNGHKAIVDLLLSKGAKPGAQTEDGVTALHLAARKGYEEVAKALLAAGAPVNAKTTANDQRDRPGSTLKYSLISAGQTPLHLAANAGYAGLVELLLAKGADPDVVDGSGRTALSYAVERHSQPVAQALVAAKADPNAGSSNLPLTVAAYYGELPALKLLLASGADPNLNTNITQNFSGVYGVPPNQIFTATPLALAVKKNRAEAVTELIRAKADPNGSLPGGNRLIFGALYNAPTLKALLEGGADPNLRGQEDKSPLLCAVEIEGGQPAVELLLACKADPNVGQPKDGWTPLHEAAKRGRKEIAELLLKAGADVNSKSQNGSTPLHAAVYSNQREVAEVLLAHKADPNAKEGGEGWTPLHFAVRDGRRELVELLLANKADPNERDSKGQTPLDMAKSQWPLPPPGMGGPYGLPGQPPSSTPRQPEPKPEPMADLLRRHGATDELPALDRIGVSRRATGYSQYVLTKGANDWSQFTLLDLIGLQYGFLATSPSLEEHSRQYYNAFVDADWNPGRLVGFPDLANLRIRRPAPGHKTWQEQAVDLRPVLESGDCTKDVRVEWGDVVEVPEAVHPLNERWPGFSQQELGNLRKCLSRQVEIVVEGRGTNITLTPKIEMPFPGTGRESVITSRTPFWLKPVLLQSMLVLSSSDLSRVKVTRRDPATGEKREWVVDCSEGKPAPGLWLRDGDRIEVPERGDGTAGVRPSSGAATSRQSAGLGAPSLPGQSEVAAPEDGRTPIPPAVIDPATGLPMSGPSVSPSQAPPPALSQPGARPARQIPGRKLRLPPGQAPQAARTDHLDIGGVRYSPKADDPDLVNAGYHKDPSARPRTGECWEQRAASELSGRAANAVWTGTDMVVFGGEGMGTSFADGARYCLAEDTWAMLPAKGAPSSRTGHAMLWTGKEVIVWGGFGGLRGNNTNRNDGARYNPSTDTWTPVSTRNAPSARFDFPAVWTGKEMLVWGGYTDAHSRYQGAHADAYLNTGGRYNPSSDTWQAITTRGAPSRRSFHSLIWTGKETIAWGGGNASKVLNDGYRYNPNRDSWTPIGTDGAPSPRYGHVSVWTGKEMIVWGGSTREAASPSDYLENGARYNPETDTWKPISSIGAPKGRVSVSAVWTGTEMVLWGGVNDSQDNGGRFVGTGARYNPATDTWTEITTSGAPSPRLTSVVWTGDGLLTFGGYNGMHLNETWYYSPQRTLYPYARR; from the coding sequence ATGAGAGGCGTTGACCTGGCGCGGGCGAGCTGCGCACTGGCCGTGATCTCGCTGCTGCTCGCGACACTCGCCCTGCCGGTCTCACCCGCCTGCGCGGCGACCAACGACCTCACTATCGCCATCCAGCGCGGGCTGTTCGAGGAGGAAGCCAATCAGAACCTGGGCGCGGCCATTCAGGCCTACCAAACCGTCGCCAGTCAATTCGACAAGGACCGCAAGCTCGCCGCCACGGCCATCTTTCGCCTCGGTGAATGCTACCGCAAACAAGGGAACACCAACGACGCCGCGGCGCAGTATGAGCGCATCCTGCGCGAGTTCTCCGACCAGCCGACGCTCGTCACCCTCAGCCGCCAGAACCTGGCGGGGCTCGGCGCCGTGCCGGCAACAGCGGCCGTCTCCGCCCAATCGCAGGCCTTCCTCGCAGCGGAAGCTGAGCGCATGGCTCTGGGGAATCAGATCAGGGCGCTCCAAGAGCTGCCGAAGGACAAGCTCCGCATTGCCGTGCAGCAGAGTTATCCGAACCCGGTCTTCACCGCACTGATGCAGAAGCTCTCAGAGGCGGAGCAGAACCTTGCCGCCCTCCAGCAGACGCATAGTTCCCAGCATCCCGTGGTGACGTCGGAAAAGGCCCGCTTGGAAGCCCTCAACAAGCAGATAGATGAGCAGGTCGAAGGTGTATTGAAGGGATTGGAGGTGAAGCGCGATGTAGCTGCAAAACTGGCGAAGGAATTCCAGGCGCAAGTGAGCGCGCCAGCCGCGACAGCCGCCCCCGTTCTCTCGGACGCCGCGCGGCAGGAGCAAAGGCGGCTGATGGAAGCAGAAATCAAACTGCTGGAGAAGCAGGTGGACTCGCAAAAGCGGCTGGTGCAGGCCGGCGGCGCCCCGTGGGACAGCACGGTGCCCACCGAGCGCGAGCTGCTGAAGCTGAGGCGGCAGTTGGCGGCGCTCGAGGCGGGCCAGCCGATTCAGATGGCCGCCGCCGAACCCGCCGCCCCCGCCGTCTCCAGCGAGGCCGACGAATTGCGGCGCATCCAGGCCCTGGTGAGGGACAGCCCGGACCTGATCAACGCCCCGCAGGCGGCGGGTGAGACGCTGCTCCAGACGGCAGCGGCCCAGGGCAAACTGGCTGTGGTGAAGCTGCTGCTGGACAACGGCGCGGCGGTGGACGGCCTGCAGCAACCGGGCCTGACGGCCCTGCATTACGCCGCCGGCAACGGTCACAAGGCCATCGTGGACCTGCTCTTGAGCAAGGGCGCCAAGCCCGGGGCTCAGACTGAGGACGGCGTCACTGCGCTGCACCTGGCCGCCCGCAAGGGTTACGAGGAGGTCGCCAAGGCGCTCCTGGCCGCCGGAGCGCCGGTAAATGCCAAGACCACAGCCAACGACCAGCGTGACCGTCCAGGCAGCACCCTGAAGTATTCGCTAATCTCGGCCGGCCAAACGCCGCTGCACCTGGCCGCGAACGCAGGTTACGCCGGGCTGGTCGAGTTGCTGCTCGCCAAGGGAGCGGACCCCGATGTCGTGGACGGCTCCGGTCGCACGGCGCTCAGCTATGCGGTGGAGCGGCATTCCCAACCGGTCGCGCAAGCCCTGGTGGCGGCCAAGGCCGATCCCAATGCCGGGTCCAGCAACCTGCCGCTGACGGTGGCCGCTTACTATGGCGAATTGCCCGCGCTGAAGCTGCTACTGGCCAGCGGCGCCGACCCCAATCTCAACACCAATATCACCCAGAACTTCAGTGGGGTGTATGGAGTGCCTCCTAATCAAATCTTCACGGCTACTCCGCTCGCCCTTGCGGTCAAGAAGAACCGCGCCGAGGCTGTGACCGAACTCATCCGGGCCAAGGCCGACCCGAACGGCTCCCTGCCCGGGGGTAACCGTCTGATCTTCGGCGCCCTGTACAACGCCCCGACGCTCAAGGCCCTGCTGGAGGGCGGGGCCGATCCGAACCTCCGCGGGCAGGAGGACAAGTCGCCGCTGCTGTGTGCAGTGGAGATAGAGGGAGGGCAGCCGGCAGTGGAATTGCTGCTGGCCTGCAAGGCCGACCCGAATGTCGGGCAACCGAAGGACGGCTGGACCCCGCTCCACGAGGCGGCAAAGCGTGGCCGGAAGGAGATTGCCGAGCTGCTGCTGAAGGCTGGCGCGGACGTGAATAGCAAGTCACAGAACGGGTCTACACCTCTGCATGCAGCGGTGTACAGCAACCAGCGAGAGGTGGCCGAGGTGCTGCTGGCCCACAAGGCCGATCCCAATGCGAAGGAGGGCGGCGAGGGCTGGACACCACTTCACTTCGCGGTGCGGGATGGCCGGCGGGAACTGGTCGAGCTGCTGCTGGCCAACAAGGCCGATCCCAACGAGCGAGACAGCAAGGGGCAAACACCGCTGGACATGGCCAAGAGCCAGTGGCCGCTGCCGCCGCCAGGCATGGGCGGGCCCTATGGGCTTCCCGGCCAGCCGCCGTCTTCTACCCCCAGGCAACCGGAGCCCAAGCCCGAGCCGATGGCCGACCTGCTGCGGCGGCACGGGGCGACGGATGAGCTGCCGGCGTTGGACCGGATTGGTGTGTCCCGCCGCGCGACGGGTTACTCGCAGTACGTGTTGACGAAGGGCGCCAACGACTGGAGCCAATTCACACTGCTGGACCTGATCGGCCTGCAATACGGTTTCCTGGCGACTTCCCCAAGCCTGGAAGAGCACAGCCGCCAATACTACAATGCCTTCGTTGACGCTGACTGGAATCCGGGCCGCCTTGTCGGTTTTCCTGACCTCGCCAATCTGCGCATTCGGCGGCCTGCGCCCGGTCATAAGACCTGGCAGGAGCAGGCGGTTGACCTGCGCCCGGTGCTGGAGTCCGGCGATTGCACCAAAGACGTGCGGGTGGAATGGGGCGACGTGGTGGAGGTCCCCGAGGCCGTGCATCCGCTGAATGAGCGGTGGCCCGGCTTCTCCCAGCAGGAACTGGGCAACCTAAGGAAATGCTTGTCGCGGCAGGTCGAGATCGTCGTCGAGGGCCGGGGGACGAATATCACACTGACACCGAAGATCGAAATGCCCTTCCCCGGGACAGGCCGTGAGTCCGTGATCACCTCCCGAACTCCGTTCTGGCTCAAGCCGGTGCTGCTCCAGTCGATGCTGGTGCTCAGTTCGTCGGACTTGTCCCGGGTGAAGGTGACGCGGCGGGACCCGGCCACGGGCGAGAAGCGCGAGTGGGTGGTGGATTGCTCGGAGGGCAAACCCGCGCCGGGGTTATGGCTCCGGGACGGGGACCGGATCGAGGTGCCGGAGAGGGGCGATGGCACCGCCGGAGTGCGCCCGTCCTCGGGCGCAGCGACGTCCCGCCAGAGTGCGGGTTTGGGAGCTCCCAGCCTGCCAGGACAATCTGAGGTTGCTGCGCCCGAGGACGGGCGCACTCCGATCCCGCCGGCGGTGATTGACCCGGCGACAGGGCTTCCAATGAGCGGCCCGTCGGTGTCGCCCAGCCAGGCGCCGCCACCGGCTCTGTCGCAGCCGGGGGCACGTCCCGCCCGGCAGATACCCGGGCGCAAGCTGCGGCTGCCTCCGGGCCAGGCGCCGCAGGCTGCCAGGACCGACCATCTGGACATCGGCGGCGTGCGTTACTCTCCCAAGGCGGACGACCCGGACCTGGTGAACGCCGGCTACCACAAGGACCCCTCGGCCAGGCCGCGGACAGGCGAGTGCTGGGAACAGCGGGCCGCATCGGAACTCAGCGGCCGGGCGGCCAACGCCGTCTGGACCGGCACCGATATGGTCGTCTTCGGCGGCGAGGGCATGGGCACCAGCTTCGCCGACGGCGCGCGCTATTGCCTGGCGGAAGACACCTGGGCCATGCTGCCGGCCAAAGGCGCGCCCTCATCGCGGACAGGTCATGCAATGCTCTGGACAGGCAAGGAAGTGATTGTCTGGGGCGGCTTCGGCGGATTACGGGGCAATAACACGAACCGCAACGACGGGGCGCGTTACAATCCCTCCACCGACACCTGGACCCCGGTCTCCACCCGCAATGCCCCGTCTGCCCGCTTCGATTTCCCGGCCGTCTGGACGGGGAAGGAAATGTTGGTGTGGGGCGGCTATACCGACGCCCACAGCCGCTACCAGGGCGCCCACGCCGATGCCTACCTCAACACCGGGGGCCGTTACAATCCGTCCAGCGACACCTGGCAGGCCATCACAACCCGTGGCGCCCCCTCCCGCCGTTCCTTTCACTCCCTTATCTGGACCGGCAAGGAGACGATTGCCTGGGGCGGCGGCAACGCCAGCAAAGTACTCAACGACGGCTACCGCTATAATCCCAACCGGGACTCCTGGACCCCGATCGGCACTGACGGCGCGCCCAGCCCGCGCTATGGCCACGTCTCCGTCTGGACCGGCAAGGAAATGATCGTCTGGGGCGGCAGCACGCGCGAGGCAGCTTCCCCGTCGGATTACCTCGAAAACGGCGCGCGCTATAACCCGGAAACGGATACCTGGAAGCCCATCTCCAGCATTGGCGCGCCGAAAGGCAGGGTCTCGGTCTCGGCGGTTTGGACGGGCACCGAGATGGTCCTCTGGGGCGGAGTCAATGACTCGCAGGACAACGGCGGCCGCTTCGTTGGCACCGGCGCCCGTTACAATCCCGCCACCGACACCTGGACGGAAATCACCACGTCCGGCGCGCCGTCGCCGCGCCTGACCAGCGTCGTGTGGACCGGCGACGGGCTGCTGACCTTCGGCGGCTACAACGGGATGCACCTGAACGAGACGTGGTATTACTCGCCGCAGCGCACGCTTTACCCGTACGCCAGGCGATGA